One window from the genome of Aeromonas sp. FDAARGOS 1405 encodes:
- the rpoC gene encoding DNA-directed RNA polymerase subunit beta': MKDLLKFLKAQTKTEEFDSIKIGLASPDMIRSWSFGEVKKPETINYRTFKPERDGLFCARIFGPVKDYECLCGKYKRLKHRGVICEKCGVEVTQTKVRRERMGHIELASPTAHIWFLKSLPSRIGLLLDMTLRDIERVLYFESFVVIEPGMTNLERSQMLSEEQYLDALEEWGDEFDAKMGAEAILALLRAIDLEGEVKAMREELDQTNSETKRKKTTKRLKLMEAFLQSGNKPEWMIMTVLPVLPPDLRPLVPLDGGRFATSDLNDLYRRVINRNNRLKRLLDLAAPDIIVRNEKRMLQESVDALLDNGRRGRAITGSNKRPLKSLADMIKGKQGRFRQNLLGKRVDYSGRSVITVGPTLRLHQCGLPKKMALELFKPFIYGKLETRGLATTIKAAKKMVEREEAVVWDILDEVIREHPVLLNRAPTLHRLGIQAFEPTLVEGKAIQLHPLVCAAYNADFDGDQMAVHVPLTLEAQLEARALMMSTNNILSPASGEPIIVPSQDVVLGLYYMTRARINAKGEGMVLSGPKEAEKVYRAGLADLHARVKCRITEYVKNEDGELVAKTEMKNTTVGRAILSLILPKGMEYALIDEPKVLTAAEQADLEANPQNWIKCVSNKALGKKLISRLLNTCYRKQGLKDTVIFADQLMYTGFHYAALSGASVGIDDMVIPDAKKDIIAAAEAEVAEIQDQFLSGLVTAGERYNKVIDIWASANERVSKAMMENLSKERNVNSLGEEEEQASFNSIFMMADSGARGSAAQIRQLAGMRGLMAKPDGSIIETPIIANFREGLNVLQYFISTHGARKGLADTALKTANSGYLTRRLVDVAQDMVITEDDCGTTDGLWMTPLIEGGDVVEPLRERVLGRVVAEDVIKPGTEDEILVARNTLLDEQLCDLLERNSVDRVKVRSAITCETDFGNCAHCYGRDLARGHLVNKGEAVGVIAAQSIGEPGTQLTMRTFHIGGAASRAAAESSIQVKNTGTIKLQNAKFVHNSDDKLVITSRSTELTIMDDMGRTKESHKLPYGSVLEVKDGQAVSAGETVANWDPHTHPIITEVAGRLQFEHMIDGVTITRQTDELTGLSSIVVLDVNERPSAGKEMRPTVKLVDLNGKDVMIPGTDVAAQYFLPGKAIVNLEDGANVGVGDAVARIPQESGGTKDITGGLPRVADLFEARQPKEPAILAEISGTISFGKETKGKRRLVITPTDGGNVYEEMIPKWRNLNVFEGEKVEKGEVLADGPESAHDILRLRGISPVANYIANEVQDVYRLQGVKINDKHIEVIVRQMLRKCEILSAGDTDLIEGEQVEVARVKIANRKLVAEGKTPATYRHVLMGITKASLSTESFISAASFQETTRVLTEAAVGGKRDELRGLKENVIVGRLIPAGTGFAYHHSRINQRAAAARAVGTPQVTADEAEQNLADLLNAAGSFDEE, translated from the coding sequence GTGAAAGACTTACTCAAGTTTTTGAAGGCTCAGACCAAGACCGAAGAGTTTGACAGTATCAAGATCGGTCTGGCCTCTCCTGACATGATCCGCTCCTGGTCATTCGGTGAGGTCAAAAAGCCTGAGACCATCAACTACCGGACTTTCAAGCCGGAGCGTGATGGTCTGTTCTGCGCCCGTATCTTCGGACCGGTGAAGGACTACGAGTGTCTGTGCGGCAAGTACAAGCGCCTGAAACACCGTGGTGTGATCTGTGAGAAGTGCGGCGTTGAAGTGACCCAGACCAAGGTCCGTCGTGAGCGTATGGGCCACATCGAGCTGGCCAGCCCGACTGCCCACATCTGGTTCCTGAAGTCCCTGCCGTCCCGTATCGGTCTGCTGCTGGACATGACCCTGCGCGACATCGAGCGCGTGCTTTACTTCGAATCTTTCGTAGTTATCGAGCCGGGCATGACCAACCTCGAACGCAGCCAGATGCTCTCTGAAGAGCAGTACCTGGATGCGCTGGAAGAGTGGGGCGACGAATTTGACGCCAAGATGGGTGCCGAAGCAATCCTGGCATTGCTGCGCGCCATCGATCTGGAAGGTGAAGTCAAAGCGATGCGTGAGGAGCTGGATCAGACCAACTCCGAGACCAAACGCAAGAAGACCACCAAGCGTCTGAAGCTGATGGAAGCTTTCCTGCAGTCCGGCAACAAGCCGGAGTGGATGATCATGACAGTGCTGCCCGTGCTGCCGCCGGACCTGCGTCCGCTGGTACCGCTGGACGGCGGCCGTTTCGCGACTTCCGATCTGAACGATCTGTACCGTCGCGTGATCAACCGTAACAACCGCTTGAAGCGTCTGCTGGATCTGGCGGCTCCGGACATCATCGTGCGCAACGAAAAGCGTATGCTGCAAGAGTCCGTCGATGCGCTGCTGGATAACGGCCGTCGCGGTCGTGCCATCACCGGTTCCAACAAGCGCCCGCTGAAATCCCTGGCCGACATGATCAAGGGTAAGCAGGGTCGTTTCCGTCAGAACCTGCTCGGTAAGCGTGTCGACTACTCCGGTCGTTCCGTTATCACCGTAGGCCCGACTCTGCGTCTGCATCAGTGCGGTCTGCCGAAGAAGATGGCGCTGGAACTGTTCAAGCCGTTCATCTATGGCAAGCTGGAAACCCGCGGTCTGGCGACCACTATCAAGGCCGCCAAGAAGATGGTGGAGCGCGAAGAAGCTGTCGTTTGGGATATCCTGGACGAAGTTATCCGCGAACATCCGGTTCTGCTGAACCGTGCACCGACTCTGCACCGTCTGGGTATCCAGGCATTCGAACCGACTCTGGTCGAAGGCAAGGCAATCCAGCTGCACCCGCTCGTTTGTGCTGCGTATAACGCGGACTTCGATGGTGACCAGATGGCGGTTCACGTACCGCTGACCCTGGAAGCCCAGCTGGAAGCGCGTGCGCTGATGATGTCTACCAACAACATCCTGTCGCCAGCCTCCGGTGAGCCGATCATCGTTCCTTCTCAGGACGTGGTCTTGGGTCTGTACTACATGACCCGCGCCCGCATCAATGCGAAGGGTGAAGGTATGGTGCTGTCCGGCCCGAAAGAGGCCGAGAAAGTGTACCGTGCTGGTCTGGCCGACCTGCATGCTCGCGTCAAGTGCCGCATCACCGAGTACGTGAAGAACGAAGACGGTGAGCTGGTTGCCAAGACCGAGATGAAGAACACCACCGTTGGTCGTGCGATCCTGAGCCTGATCCTGCCGAAAGGTATGGAATACGCCCTGATCGACGAGCCGAAGGTGCTGACTGCTGCCGAGCAGGCCGATCTGGAAGCCAATCCGCAGAACTGGATCAAATGCGTATCCAACAAGGCGCTGGGCAAAAAGCTCATCTCCCGTCTGCTGAACACCTGCTATCGCAAGCAGGGGCTGAAGGACACCGTTATCTTCGCTGACCAGCTGATGTATACCGGTTTCCACTACGCGGCCCTGTCCGGTGCTTCCGTTGGTATCGATGACATGGTCATCCCGGATGCCAAGAAAGACATCATCGCAGCAGCCGAAGCCGAAGTTGCCGAGATCCAGGACCAGTTCCTGTCAGGTCTGGTAACTGCGGGCGAACGTTACAACAAGGTTATCGATATCTGGGCCAGCGCCAACGAGCGCGTCTCCAAGGCCATGATGGAGAACTTGTCCAAAGAGCGTAACGTCAACTCGCTGGGTGAAGAAGAAGAGCAGGCCTCGTTCAACAGCATCTTTATGATGGCCGACTCTGGTGCGCGTGGTTCCGCCGCCCAGATCCGTCAGCTGGCCGGTATGCGTGGCCTGATGGCCAAGCCAGATGGCTCCATCATCGAGACCCCGATCATCGCGAACTTCCGCGAAGGTCTGAACGTACTGCAGTACTTTATCTCTACCCACGGTGCTCGTAAGGGTCTGGCGGATACTGCACTGAAGACTGCGAACTCCGGTTACCTGACTCGTCGTCTGGTAGACGTGGCGCAGGACATGGTGATCACCGAGGACGATTGCGGCACTACCGACGGTCTGTGGATGACTCCTCTGATCGAGGGTGGCGACGTGGTCGAGCCGCTGCGTGAGCGCGTGCTGGGTCGTGTGGTGGCAGAAGATGTCATCAAGCCGGGTACCGAGGACGAGATCCTGGTTGCTCGCAACACCCTGCTCGACGAGCAACTGTGTGACCTGCTGGAACGCAACTCCGTTGACCGTGTGAAGGTACGTTCTGCCATCACCTGTGAAACCGACTTCGGTAACTGTGCTCACTGCTACGGCCGTGATCTGGCCCGTGGTCACCTGGTTAACAAGGGTGAGGCTGTCGGTGTTATCGCCGCCCAGTCCATCGGTGAACCGGGTACCCAGCTGACGATGCGTACTTTCCACATCGGTGGTGCTGCATCTCGTGCCGCTGCTGAAAGCAGCATCCAGGTCAAGAACACCGGTACCATCAAGCTGCAGAACGCCAAGTTCGTTCACAACAGCGATGACAAACTGGTTATCACCTCACGTTCTACCGAACTGACCATCATGGACGACATGGGCCGTACCAAGGAAAGCCACAAGCTGCCTTACGGTTCCGTGCTGGAAGTGAAGGACGGCCAGGCCGTGAGTGCTGGCGAGACTGTTGCCAACTGGGATCCGCACACCCACCCGATCATCACCGAAGTGGCAGGTCGTCTGCAGTTCGAACACATGATCGATGGTGTGACCATCACTCGTCAGACCGACGAGCTGACCGGTCTCTCTTCTATCGTTGTTCTGGACGTCAACGAGCGTCCGAGCGCCGGTAAAGAAATGCGTCCGACCGTTAAACTGGTCGACCTGAACGGCAAAGACGTGATGATCCCGGGTACCGATGTAGCCGCCCAGTACTTCCTGCCGGGCAAGGCGATCGTGAACCTGGAAGATGGTGCCAACGTGGGCGTGGGTGACGCGGTAGCGCGTATCCCGCAAGAGTCCGGCGGTACCAAGGACATCACCGGTGGTCTGCCGCGCGTTGCGGATCTGTTCGAAGCACGTCAACCGAAGGAACCGGCAATTCTGGCCGAGATCTCCGGTACCATCTCCTTCGGGAAAGAGACCAAGGGCAAACGCCGTCTGGTCATCACCCCGACCGATGGTGGCAACGTCTACGAAGAGATGATTCCGAAGTGGCGTAACCTGAACGTGTTCGAAGGTGAAAAAGTTGAGAAGGGTGAAGTGCTGGCGGACGGTCCTGAGTCTGCTCACGACATCCTGCGTCTGCGCGGTATCAGCCCGGTCGCCAACTACATCGCCAACGAAGTGCAGGACGTTTACCGTCTGCAAGGCGTTAAGATCAACGACAAGCACATCGAAGTCATTGTTCGTCAGATGCTGCGCAAGTGCGAGATCCTGAGCGCTGGCGATACCGATCTGATCGAAGGCGAACAGGTTGAAGTGGCTCGTGTGAAGATTGCCAACCGTAAGCTGGTTGCCGAGGGCAAGACCCCTGCGACCTACCGTCATGTACTGATGGGTATTACCAAGGCATCTCTGAGCACCGAGTCCTTCATCTCCGCGGCTTCCTTCCAGGAAACCACTCGCGTTCTGACCGAAGCCGCCGTGGGTGGCAAGCGTGATGAACTGCGTGGTCTGAAAGAGAACGTCATCGTGGGTCGTCTGATCCCGGCTGGTACCGGCTTTGCCTACCACCACAGCCGGATCAACCAGCGTGCTGCCGCAGCTCGTGCTGTTGGTACCCCGCAGGTGACCGCTGATGAAGCGGAGCAGAACCTGGCGGATCTGCTGAACGCAGCCGGTAGCTTCGACGAAGAGTAA
- a CDS encoding transcriptional regulator: MTVGIEEAMLPEEQLISRTFTDEDRELLRSYDGLIDGLAELFGKHCEVVLHSLENLHESVIKIANGFNTGRTLGAPITDLALRMLKDIESTGQDYTQSYFARSRTGALMKSSTIAIRNSERQVVGLICINLHINAPFHEFVAEFFPTPQQAARQSPETFANSVEELVAQTVDNTIDEINRDPTVANNAKNRFIVTQLFEKGIFDIKDSINLVADKLNISKHTVYLYIRQRKQGEDENE; this comes from the coding sequence ATGACTGTCGGTATCGAGGAAGCCATGCTTCCCGAAGAACAGCTGATCAGCCGCACTTTTACAGATGAAGACAGGGAATTGTTGCGCTCATACGATGGGCTCATCGATGGCTTGGCCGAGCTGTTCGGCAAGCATTGTGAAGTGGTACTCCACTCCCTGGAAAATCTGCACGAGTCGGTGATCAAGATCGCCAACGGCTTCAATACCGGACGCACCCTCGGGGCGCCCATCACCGATCTCGCCCTGCGCATGCTCAAGGATATCGAGAGCACCGGCCAGGATTACACCCAGAGCTATTTCGCTCGCAGCCGTACCGGCGCTCTGATGAAGTCGAGCACCATCGCCATTCGCAACAGTGAGCGGCAAGTAGTGGGGCTTATTTGCATCAACCTGCACATCAATGCGCCCTTCCACGAGTTCGTGGCCGAATTTTTCCCGACGCCCCAGCAGGCGGCGCGTCAGTCACCAGAGACCTTCGCCAATAGCGTGGAAGAGCTGGTTGCACAGACGGTGGATAACACCATCGACGAGATCAACCGCGATCCCACCGTGGCCAACAATGCCAAGAACCGCTTCATCGTGACCCAGCTGTTCGAGAAGGGCATTTTCGACATCAAGGATTCGATCAATCTGGTGGCGGACAAACTCAATATTTCAAAACATACCGTTTATCTTTACATCCGACAGCGCAAGCAGGGTGAAGACGAGAACGAGTAA
- a CDS encoding RidA family protein → MAKEVIATDKAPAAIGPYVQATKVGEMIFTSGQIPLDPATMEIVAGGIEEQAERVMKNLVAVLHAAGADASKVVKTTCFLSDMNNFVAFNQVYARYFGDAAPARSCVEVARLPKDVLVEVEAIAHL, encoded by the coding sequence ATGGCTAAAGAAGTGATTGCAACCGACAAGGCGCCTGCCGCGATTGGTCCGTATGTTCAGGCTACCAAGGTTGGCGAGATGATCTTCACCTCCGGGCAGATCCCGCTCGATCCTGCCACCATGGAGATCGTTGCTGGCGGCATCGAAGAGCAGGCAGAACGGGTGATGAAGAATCTGGTTGCCGTGTTGCACGCTGCCGGTGCCGATGCCAGCAAAGTGGTCAAAACCACCTGCTTCCTGAGCGACATGAACAACTTCGTTGCCTTCAATCAGGTCTATGCCCGCTACTTTGGCGACGCGGCGCCAGCCCGCTCCTGCGTGGAGGTGGCCCGTCTGCCGAAAGATGTGCTGGTCGAGGTCGAGGCGATTGCCCATCTCTGA
- the tusD gene encoding sulfurtransferase complex subunit TusD has translation MSLSFAILVTGPAYGTQSASTAYRFARTLLAQGHTLSHLFFYQDGVCNGNGLHLPASDETDLVRLWRELAEEQGIRIDVCVAAAMRRGVLDEQEAKGAGQVHFNLQAPFCLSGLGQLAEAALTADRLVQF, from the coding sequence ATGAGTCTGAGTTTTGCCATCCTGGTCACGGGGCCTGCCTATGGCACCCAATCGGCCAGCACAGCCTATCGTTTTGCCCGCACCCTGTTGGCACAGGGGCATACCTTGTCCCACCTGTTCTTCTATCAGGATGGGGTCTGCAACGGCAACGGTTTGCATCTGCCTGCATCCGATGAGACTGACCTGGTGCGTCTGTGGCGAGAGCTGGCAGAAGAGCAGGGGATCCGTATCGACGTCTGTGTCGCCGCCGCCATGCGGCGCGGTGTGCTCGATGAGCAGGAGGCCAAGGGGGCAGGGCAGGTGCACTTCAATCTGCAAGCGCCATTTTGCCTGAGCGGTCTGGGCCAGTTGGCCGAGGCTGCGCTCACCGCCGATCGACTGGTTCAGTTCTAG
- the tusC gene encoding sulfurtransferase complex subunit TusC, with the protein MNKKIAFICSRGPHGHAAGREGLDALLATSAMTDELALFLIGDGVLQLLKEQQPAAILQRHYAPTFKMLELYDIEEVYVCADSLAERGVTVDDLLIPVESLPRQELARRWAQCSTHISF; encoded by the coding sequence ATGAACAAGAAAATTGCCTTTATATGCAGTCGTGGCCCCCATGGCCATGCCGCCGGCCGGGAAGGACTGGATGCCCTGCTGGCCACCTCGGCCATGACCGATGAACTGGCCCTCTTCCTGATTGGGGACGGCGTGCTGCAACTGCTCAAGGAGCAGCAGCCTGCCGCCATTTTGCAGCGCCACTACGCGCCCACCTTCAAAATGCTGGAACTCTACGACATCGAAGAGGTCTATGTTTGTGCTGACTCGCTGGCAGAGCGTGGCGTGACAGTGGATGATCTGCTGATCCCCGTCGAGAGTCTGCCGCGCCAGGAACTGGCTCGGCGCTGGGCACAATGTTCGACTCACATCAGCTTTTGA
- the tusB gene encoding sulfurtransferase complex subunit TusB, which yields MLHLILNSPFQSQALAEALSYLQPEDELVLMQDAVIAASAPQWSARLAGIPLYVMQEDLQARGLQHRVGNVLDMAGLVALIAQKGSPRTWGG from the coding sequence ATGTTGCATCTGATATTGAACTCTCCCTTTCAGAGTCAGGCTCTGGCAGAGGCGCTCTCATACCTTCAGCCCGAGGATGAGCTGGTACTGATGCAGGATGCCGTGATTGCGGCATCGGCTCCCCAGTGGAGCGCGCGGCTGGCGGGTATCCCGCTTTATGTAATGCAGGAAGATCTGCAAGCTCGCGGTTTGCAGCATCGGGTGGGTAATGTGCTCGATATGGCGGGTCTGGTGGCACTGATTGCGCAAAAAGGTTCCCCGCGCACCTGGGGTGGCTGA
- the rpsL gene encoding 30S ribosomal protein S12 yields the protein MATINQLVRKPRIKLVVKSNVPALEACPQKRGVCTRVYTTTPKKPNSALRKVCRVRLTNGFEVTSYIGGEGHNLQEHSVVLIRGGRVKDLPGVRYHTVRGALDCAGVKDRKQARSKYGVKRPKA from the coding sequence ATGGCAACTATTAACCAGTTGGTTCGCAAGCCACGCATCAAGCTCGTTGTGAAAAGCAACGTGCCGGCGCTGGAAGCGTGCCCTCAGAAGCGTGGCGTATGCACTCGTGTATATACCACCACCCCGAAGAAGCCTAACTCTGCACTGCGTAAAGTGTGCCGTGTACGTCTGACCAACGGCTTCGAAGTCACCTCCTACATCGGTGGTGAAGGTCACAACCTGCAAGAGCACTCTGTTGTTCTGATCCGTGGCGGTCGTGTAAAAGACTTGCCAGGTGTTCGTTATCACACCGTTCGTGGTGCGTTGGACTGTGCCGGTGTTAAAGACCGTAAGCAGGCTCGCTCCAAGTATGGTGTGAAGCGTCCTAAAGCTTAA
- the rpsG gene encoding 30S ribosomal protein S7, which produces MPRRRVVGQRKILPDPKFGSELLAKFVNVVMVDGKKSVAEAIVYGALDIIATKSGKEHLAVFEEALDNIRPAVEVKSRRVGGATYQVPVEVRPVRRNALAMRWLVDAARKRGEKSMAQRLAGELLDAADNKGSSVKKREDVHRMAEANKAFAHFRW; this is translated from the coding sequence ATGCCAAGACGTCGTGTTGTTGGTCAGCGTAAAATCCTGCCAGATCCCAAGTTCGGATCAGAGCTGCTGGCTAAATTTGTCAACGTAGTAATGGTTGACGGTAAGAAATCTGTTGCAGAAGCCATTGTTTATGGCGCCCTGGACATCATTGCCACCAAATCTGGCAAAGAGCACCTGGCCGTATTCGAAGAAGCTCTGGATAACATTCGTCCGGCGGTCGAGGTTAAATCTCGTCGCGTCGGTGGTGCAACCTATCAGGTTCCGGTAGAAGTTCGTCCGGTACGTCGCAATGCTCTGGCAATGCGCTGGTTGGTTGATGCCGCTCGTAAACGTGGTGAAAAATCAATGGCTCAGCGTTTGGCTGGCGAGCTGCTGGATGCCGCTGACAATAAGGGTTCGTCTGTCAAGAAACGTGAAGACGTTCACCGTATGGCTGAAGCGAACAAAGCCTTCGCTCACTTCCGCTGGTAA
- the fusA gene encoding elongation factor G, translating into MARTTPIERYRNIGISAHIDAGKTTTTERVLFYTGVSHKIGEVHDGAATMDWMEQEQERGITITSAATTAFWSGMGKQFQPHRINIIDTPGHVDFTIEVERSMRVLDGAVMVYCAVGGVQPQSETVWRQANKYKVPRIAFVNKMDRTGANFLRCVEHIKTRLKGNPVPLQLNIGSEENFKGVVDLVKMKAINWNEADQGVTFDYEDVPAELLEQAQEMRMNLVEAAAEASEDLMEKYLGGEELTEEEIKGALRQRVLNNEIILVTCGSAFKNKGVQAMLDAVIEYLPAPTDVAAIDGLKMDGETKDERHASDDEPFSALAFKIATDPFVGNLTFFRVYSGVINSGDTVLNSVKDKRERFGRIVQMHANKREEIKEVRAGDIAAAIGLKDVTTGDTLCDPNAPIILERMEFPEPVISIAVEPKTKADQEKMGLALGRLAQEDPSFRVWTDEESGQTIIAGMGELHLDIIVDRMRREFKVEANVGKPQVAYRETIRTTVKDIEGKHAKQSGGRGQYGHVVIDMYPLEEGKAYEFVNDIKGGVIPGEFIPGVDKGIREQLKSGPLAGYPVMDLGVRLHFGSYHDVDSSELAFKIAASMAFKAGFMKANPVLLEPIMKVEVETPEDYMGDVIGDLNRRRGLIEGMEDGPSGKIVRALVPLAEMFGYATALRSATQGRASYAMEFAKYHDAPTNVAQAVIEERKSK; encoded by the coding sequence ATGGCTCGTACAACCCCCATTGAGCGTTATCGTAACATCGGTATCTCCGCTCACATTGACGCCGGTAAGACTACTACTACCGAGCGCGTACTGTTTTACACCGGTGTAAGTCACAAGATCGGTGAAGTTCACGATGGCGCTGCCACCATGGACTGGATGGAACAGGAACAAGAGCGTGGTATCACCATCACCTCCGCCGCGACCACCGCTTTCTGGTCCGGTATGGGTAAACAGTTCCAACCGCACCGTATCAACATCATCGATACCCCGGGCCACGTTGACTTTACTATCGAAGTAGAGCGTTCAATGCGTGTTCTGGACGGTGCCGTGATGGTGTACTGTGCCGTAGGTGGCGTACAGCCACAGTCTGAAACCGTATGGCGTCAGGCTAACAAGTACAAGGTTCCCCGTATCGCGTTCGTCAACAAGATGGACCGTACCGGTGCCAACTTCCTGCGTTGTGTTGAGCACATCAAGACCCGTCTGAAAGGCAACCCGGTTCCGCTTCAGCTGAACATCGGCTCTGAAGAGAACTTCAAGGGCGTTGTTGACCTGGTCAAGATGAAGGCCATCAACTGGAACGAAGCTGACCAGGGCGTCACCTTCGACTACGAAGATGTGCCGGCCGAGCTGCTGGAACAGGCGCAAGAAATGCGCATGAATCTGGTTGAAGCCGCTGCTGAAGCGTCTGAAGACCTGATGGAAAAATACCTGGGCGGCGAAGAGCTGACCGAGGAAGAGATCAAAGGTGCTCTGCGTCAGCGCGTGCTGAACAACGAAATCATCCTGGTAACCTGTGGCTCCGCGTTCAAGAACAAGGGCGTACAGGCAATGCTGGATGCCGTGATCGAGTACCTGCCGGCTCCGACCGACGTTGCTGCTATCGACGGCCTGAAAATGGACGGCGAGACCAAAGACGAGCGTCACGCTTCTGATGACGAGCCGTTCTCTGCTCTGGCGTTCAAGATCGCTACCGACCCGTTCGTTGGTAACCTGACCTTCTTCCGTGTCTACTCTGGCGTGATCAACTCCGGTGACACCGTGCTGAACTCCGTCAAGGACAAGCGCGAGCGCTTTGGCCGTATCGTTCAGATGCATGCCAACAAGCGTGAAGAGATCAAAGAAGTACGCGCTGGTGACATCGCTGCAGCCATCGGTCTGAAAGACGTGACCACTGGTGACACCCTGTGTGACCCGAACGCACCGATCATCCTCGAGCGTATGGAATTCCCGGAGCCGGTAATTTCTATCGCGGTTGAGCCGAAAACCAAGGCTGACCAGGAGAAGATGGGTCTGGCACTGGGCCGTCTGGCTCAGGAAGATCCGTCCTTCCGCGTATGGACTGACGAAGAGTCAGGTCAAACCATCATCGCTGGTATGGGTGAGCTGCACCTGGACATCATCGTTGACCGTATGCGTCGCGAGTTCAAGGTTGAAGCCAACGTAGGTAAGCCGCAGGTTGCCTACCGTGAAACCATCCGTACCACCGTTAAAGACATCGAAGGCAAGCATGCCAAGCAGTCTGGTGGTCGCGGTCAGTACGGTCATGTTGTTATCGACATGTACCCGCTGGAAGAAGGCAAAGCCTACGAATTCGTCAACGACATCAAAGGTGGTGTCATTCCTGGTGAATTCATCCCGGGTGTTGATAAAGGTATCCGTGAGCAGCTCAAATCTGGTCCGCTGGCTGGTTACCCGGTTATGGATCTGGGTGTGCGTCTGCACTTCGGTTCTTACCACGATGTCGACTCTTCCGAACTGGCGTTCAAAATCGCTGCTTCCATGGCCTTTAAGGCTGGCTTCATGAAAGCCAACCCGGTTCTGCTCGAGCCGATCATGAAAGTAGAAGTTGAAACTCCGGAAGATTACATGGGCGACGTGATCGGTGACCTGAACCGTCGTCGTGGCCTGATCGAAGGTATGGAAGATGGCCCGTCCGGCAAGATCGTACGTGCTCTGGTGCCGCTGGCCGAAATGTTCGGTTATGCAACTGCACTGCGTTCCGCTACCCAAGGTCGTGCTTCCTACGCCATGGAATTCGCCAAGTATCACGATGCACCGACCAACGTTGCACAAGCCGTGATCGAAGAGCGCAAATCCAAGTAA
- the tuf gene encoding elongation factor Tu gives MSKEKFERNKPHVNVGTIGHVDHGKTTLTAAITNVLAKHFGGKAFAFDQIDKAPEERERGITINTSHVEYDTATRHYAHVDCPGHADYVKNMITGAAQMDGAILVVAATDGPMPQTREHILLGRQVGVPYIIVFMNKCDMVDDEELLELVEMEVRELLSEYDFPGDDLPVVRGSALKALEGEAQWEEKILELAGHLDSYIPEPERAIDQPFLMPIEDVFSIAGRGTVVTGRVERGIVKVGEEVEIVGIKDTTKTTCTGVEMFRKLLDEGRAGENIGALLRGVKREDVERGQVLAKPGTIKPHTKFESEVYVLSKEEGGRHTPFFKGYRPQFYFRTTDVTGTIELPEGVEMVMPGDNIKMVVTLIAPIAMDDGLRFAIREGGRTVGAGVVAKVIA, from the coding sequence GTGTCTAAAGAAAAATTTGAGCGTAATAAACCGCACGTAAACGTCGGCACCATCGGCCACGTTGACCACGGTAAAACCACCCTGACTGCAGCTATCACCAACGTGCTGGCCAAGCACTTCGGTGGTAAAGCTTTCGCCTTCGACCAGATCGACAAGGCACCGGAAGAGCGTGAGCGTGGTATCACCATCAACACCTCCCACGTAGAATACGACACCGCTACCCGTCACTACGCACACGTAGACTGCCCGGGTCACGCCGACTACGTTAAAAACATGATCACCGGTGCTGCCCAGATGGACGGCGCGATCCTGGTAGTAGCAGCGACTGACGGCCCGATGCCGCAGACTCGTGAGCACATCCTGCTTGGTCGTCAGGTAGGCGTTCCGTACATCATCGTGTTCATGAACAAGTGCGACATGGTAGATGACGAAGAGCTGCTGGAACTGGTCGAGATGGAAGTTCGTGAACTGCTGTCCGAGTACGACTTCCCGGGTGATGACCTGCCGGTAGTCCGTGGTTCCGCACTGAAAGCGCTGGAAGGCGAAGCTCAGTGGGAAGAGAAGATCCTGGAACTGGCTGGCCACCTGGACAGCTACATTCCGGAGCCGGAGCGTGCGATTGACCAGCCGTTCCTGATGCCAATCGAAGACGTATTCTCTATCGCAGGCCGTGGTACTGTAGTAACCGGTCGTGTAGAGCGCGGTATCGTTAAAGTTGGTGAAGAAGTGGAAATCGTTGGTATCAAAGATACCACCAAGACCACCTGTACCGGCGTTGAAATGTTCCGCAAACTGCTGGACGAAGGTCGTGCAGGCGAGAACATCGGTGCACTGCTGCGTGGCGTGAAGCGTGAAGACGTAGAGCGTGGTCAGGTACTGGCCAAGCCGGGCACCATCAAGCCGCACACCAAGTTTGAATCTGAAGTGTACGTACTGTCCAAAGAAGAAGGTGGTCGTCATACCCCGTTCTTCAAAGGCTACCGTCCGCAGTTCTACTTCCGTACTACCGACGTGACCGGTACCATCGAACTGCCGGAAGGCGTAGAGATGGTAATGCCGGGCGACAACATCAAGATGGTTGTTACCCTGATTGCACCGATCGCGATGGACGACGGCCTGCGTTTCGCTATCCGTGAAGGTGGCCGTACCGTAGGTGCTGGTGTTGTAGCTAAAGTTATCGCTTAA